DNA from Dysgonomonadaceae bacterium PH5-43:
ATAAACCTCTTGGGCTGCGGCTAAATCTAATTCATAATCCTTCCCTTGCTTATAAGCATTAGAGGCTAAACTGTCTCCTTTTTGTACTAACGGGACATATTGAGGATATAAATCAGGAGCTGAATAAGGGACAGGACGGAGCATTATGAATGACACTATAGATGCAACGACAGCAAAGCCAATTGTTCCATATATGAATATTTTCTTTCTATTTTTAGAAACTCCAACAAATTTTGCTGATGAGATAGAAATTTTCTCTCCGTTGATTGTTTTCTGAGCATATTCATATATAGTTGCACCAGTGGGCCTATCCCAAGGCTCTTGTGATAAACATTTGTAAATTAGGTTTTTTAATTCTTTAGAATAAACCCCCTTTATTTGGGGAATGTCAGACCCATTTTTTTGCAACAAACCACCATGCTCTCCAAAAGGAGCTTCTCCTGTTAATAATTCATACATTGTCGCACCTAACGACCAAATATCACTAGCCATTATTGGCTGGGGGTCGCTCCCAAACCGTTCTGGCCCCATGTACGCTAATGTTCCTCCTCCTGATTGTCCCACTGGCTTATCTATGCTCTTACGCAAAGTACTGCGAATCCGAGTACTAATACCAAAGTCCGTAATCATATAATTATTTTCGCTATCAACGAGAATATTATCAGGTTTAATATCTTGATGAATAACTGGAGTCTTTTGTGAGTGCAGAAAAGCTAATCCTCCTGAAACATCACGCAAGAAAAACCATGCTTCTTCTTCACTCATACTACCTGCCATTTTTAGAGTAGAACCTTGCTCACAATATGGCAATACTAAAAACGGCATTCGCTCAAAATGATCGTAATGCGAGGGACGCAGCAGATTACTATGATTCAGATCGAATACCAAGGAAAATTCTTGCGAAAACAATTTTATTCCTTCATTGTCCAACCCGAAACCAGGAGCATATATTTTCAAAGCTACTTTGACTGAGGTAAAATTATCAATAGCCAACCAAACTTCAGAAAATCCGCCTCGACCTAAAAGTTTTATAAGCCGATAACGATTAACTATTAGCGCATTTTCACTTAGCATAATTCTTATATTTCAAAACATAATTAACACATCTCTTAGAAAGAGATACACTACTGATGTGATAGGCGCATAGACAAGGGGATAAGACGAGAAATGCTCGATATTCGCTAAACAATTATTTCTTTTTCAAAAAAAAACAAACCTCAATATAACTTTTTAGTTATTTTATTGTTTGTTTTCAAAAAAAAAAATAATTTTGTAGTTGAATGTGTATCTCTTTCTAAGAGATTTATATTTTTTATTACTTCTCTTTCTTCTTTTTCTTAAAAACACTTTAAAATTAGACTATTTGCGTTATCTATCACCGCTGTATCTAACGATGCTAAATATATTTGTGTAGTTGTTTCAGAATCATGTCCCATTCCCTCGCTGATTACCGATATGGGAATATTCTTGCTTTGGGCGATGCTTGCCCATGAATGACGTGCAACATACATGGTCAGAGGAAGAGATAAGTCAACTTTCTTAGCAACCTCTTTGAGTTTTCTATTTATAAGAAATATCGCATTTTTATATTGTCTCCGCTCGTCAATATTCGAATGCTTTATTATAGGTAATAAATAGAGAGAGGTTGTTATCTGATATTTATCAACAATCTCCTGCATACAATTTTCCCATTTTATATATAATTTCTGTCCCGTTTTTTTTCGTTTATAAGAAAGCATACCATTTTGCAGGTCGCTCTTTCTCAAATATGCCATATCTATAAATGACATTCCACGAGTATAAAAACTAAACATAAACATATCTCGTACATATTCCAACTTAGGATTGAAGTTCAAATCCAATTCTTTTATTTGCTTGAGAGTTTCGAGTGAGATAGCTCTTTTTATAGTTTTGGGTGTACCAGTATACACCTGCTTAAATGGATACCGAAGAAAAGCAAAGCCTTTTTCTACCGCTCTATTATAAACCGCCCTAAGTATTCTCATATAGAATGAAATGGTATTCATACCTATATTCTGTTTTGTCAGATAAGCTTCGTAAGCTTCCATTAAATCCGAATCTATCTCATTCAACATTACATCTTCATTGTTTCTGAATCGCATAAAACTATTTAGGGCTGCTGTATATGTCTCACTTGTCCTAATTTTATCCAATTTCTTTAATTTGAGAATTATATCCTCCATGAAATTACACAGGCTGACTTCACTCGACTGACTATAATAACCTTTGACTATATCATCAACCGTGTAAAAAATTCCTTTTTGGTCTAAAGCGTTGATAATCTTACTTAGCCTGTTTTTATCCGATTGGAGACGTTCATGGATTAATAATAAATATCTCTTCGGATTCTCGTCAAGTACTGGTAAAACTATTTTAGACAAATCACAATCCCATTCATCTGGAAAGAGTTTGTACCCTGTCTTAATCTGTCTTACTACACGACTATGTGTAATCTGATAATATAATACGCCTTCTTTATCTTCGACAACTGAGTGCCGGATCTTTATTTTAACCGATGCCATTACTTATTTTGGGAAATATTAGTCTGTTTCCTTTCCATCTCCGATTCTATTGACAATCCCTTGTAAATATTAATCTTAAGAATTGACAACACTTGATTTCGGATATAATTCTCAAACTGCATTTCTCTATTTTCAATCCGCTTGAACTGTTCAATCCTTAGCAGTGATTGATTAAGAGATTGATTAAAAATCCTACTTCCTTTCGATGATTTCGTAAGTTCCTTAAACTTCTCTATTTCCGATAGGCCTTGCAATAAAGCATCATTTAATAATAATTGTACCATAATTTAATAATCTTAAAGTTATTGTTATTTCGTAAATTCTCTCGTTTTTTATTCTTATTCCTTTCCATCTTTATTCTTTTAGGAACTAAATATAACGATGTTTAATACTTAATAATTGATATTTATTAAAATATTTTTTCAAGACAAGGAATGAAAGTTTCCAATAAGAAGTGCAACAGTCATTTTCTTACTGGGTCTATAGAGAAACCCTTTTCAATTGGTCTGCGCGCAGACCAATTGAAAAGGGCATAGACAAAGATAACTTTTGAATTTGATTCTGACAGCAGCACAAAAAAAGGAGACCGAAGTCTCCCTAAGATTAAGTAACTTTGTGTTGAAATATGTATCATCACTTAAACTCGGAGCAAAGATACGCAATAGAAGTCTTACTCCAACAACAAAAAAGCAGAAAAGAGATTTCGCAGACTATCGGAATCTCACAGAGTACCCTAAGCAGGGAATTGAAGCACAACAGCGGTCAACGAGGCTACCGCTGGATACTACCATTATTTAGACAACACGCATTTGCAAATGAATGTTAACGAGCACTTGACAAACGCCTTTTTATTTATTATCTTTGCGTAAGCAAAAGGCATAAACCGCTGGGGAATAATCCTCAGCGGTTTTTTTGTGGGGTTTTTCAAAAAAATCTCAAGGACTTCCCCATGGAATCTCGGTGTTTTTTCACCCAAAAAACACCGTAACTTTTTAAAAACACAGTCAGATTTTTCTGAAACATACTGACAAAGTTGAGAAAAGTCTTTACACTCCAAAAAACACTCAGTTTGAGTGAAAACAGAAGTAGTTAAACTTTCCAAAATAGAGTTAAAGGGGGTGTGCTTCGCACAGGAAAGTTAAAAGATAAAAACTAAAAGATAAAAGTTGAATAAAACTAAGAACTAAGAGTTGGCGCAAAGCATCTCTTATTAGATACCCCTTGTCTCTCTTAGGAGAAAGGAGGGTTGTTTGTTAGGAGATACCCGCCGCCGCTCTTAGGAGATACCCGATTCCTTTCTACTTCAAACACCCCGTCTCTCTCCTTGAAACACCCCGTCTCTCTTAGGAGATACTACTCGCCTATCTCC
Protein-coding regions in this window:
- a CDS encoding serine/threonine protein kinase (product_source=COG0515; cath_funfam=1.10.510.10; cog=COG0515; pfam=PF00069; smart=SM00220; superfamily=56112; transmembrane_helix_parts=Inside_1_291,TMhelix_292_314,Outside_315_427), producing MLSENALIVNRYRLIKLLGRGGFSEVWLAIDNFTSVKVALKIYAPGFGLDNEGIKLFSQEFSLVFDLNHSNLLRPSHYDHFERMPFLVLPYCEQGSTLKMAGSMSEEEAWFFLRDVSGGLAFLHSQKTPVIHQDIKPDNILVDSENNYMITDFGISTRIRSTLRKSIDKPVGQSGGGTLAYMGPERFGSDPQPIMASDIWSLGATMYELLTGEAPFGEHGGLLQKNGSDIPQIKGVYSKELKNLIYKCLSQEPWDRPTGATIYEYAQKTINGEKISISSAKFVGVSKNRKKIFIYGTIGFAVVASIVSFIMLRPVPYSAPDLYPQYVPLVQKGDSLASNAYKQGKDYELDLAAAQEVYLKAKDLLPQLDGNLDKLQLENKLENLSSKINDTYNYFTETGKKMLEHEEFEAAESFQRRAKIIEKYVNK
- a CDS encoding integrase (product_source=COG0582; cath_funfam=1.10.150.130,1.10.443.10; cog=COG0582; pfam=PF00589,PF13102,PF17293; superfamily=46785,56349), whose amino-acid sequence is MASVKIKIRHSVVEDKEGVLYYQITHSRVVRQIKTGYKLFPDEWDCDLSKIVLPVLDENPKRYLLLIHERLQSDKNRLSKIINALDQKGIFYTVDDIVKGYYSQSSEVSLCNFMEDIILKLKKLDKIRTSETYTAALNSFMRFRNNEDVMLNEIDSDLMEAYEAYLTKQNIGMNTISFYMRILRAVYNRAVEKGFAFLRYPFKQVYTGTPKTIKRAISLETLKQIKELDLNFNPKLEYVRDMFMFSFYTRGMSFIDMAYLRKSDLQNGMLSYKRKKTGQKLYIKWENCMQEIVDKYQITTSLYLLPIIKHSNIDERRQYKNAIFLINRKLKEVAKKVDLSLPLTMYVARHSWASIAQSKNIPISVISEGMGHDSETTTQIYLASLDTAVIDNANSLILKCF
- a CDS encoding hypothetical protein (product_source=Hypo-rule applied) — translated: MVQLLLNDALLQGLSEIEKFKELTKSSKGSRIFNQSLNQSLLRIEQFKRIENREMQFENYIRNQVLSILKINIYKGLSIESEMERKQTNISQNK